The following is a genomic window from Puniceicoccus vermicola.
AGAATTTTACCTTCATGAGCTTACCTATTAACTCGCTTGACAAATAGATCATAATCGAGCGATCTTTACTGATGGAAAATCGAGATGCCCGCACGCTGAGTCAGGATGCCCAGCAAGAGATGCGCCGTCAGGCGATCCGTGCCTTGAAAAAGGGCCGAACACAAACACAGGTTGCCAAGGATTTTGGTGTGGCCCAGCCCACGGTGAATCGGTGGTGGAAACGCTTTGAGGTTGGGGGTTGGGCGGCTATCGGTAAGGGCAAGCGGGGTCGGCAAGATGGAAGTGGACGCAAGATGACTGCGGATCAAGAGAAAGAGATTCAAAAGCTTATCACCGACAAGACCCCGGATCAATTGAAGCTGCGTTTCGCTCTCTGGACGCGGGAAGCCGTGAGAGAGCTGATCAAAAACCGGTTTAAAATCGAGTATGGACTTCAATCGATGAGTGTAGTCTTGGC
Proteins encoded in this region:
- a CDS encoding winged helix-turn-helix domain-containing protein — protein: MENRDARTLSQDAQQEMRRQAIRALKKGRTQTQVAKDFGVAQPTVNRWWKRFEVGGWAAIGKGKRGRQDGSGRKMTADQEKEIQKLITDKTPDQLKLRFALWTREAVRELIKNRFKIEYGLQSMSVVLARWGFTPQRPLKKAYEQRPAEVKQWMGEVYPEVKKK